In one window of Onychomys torridus chromosome 7, mOncTor1.1, whole genome shotgun sequence DNA:
- the LOC118586587 gene encoding endonuclease 8-like 1, producing MPEGPELHLASQFVNETCKGLVFGGCVEKSSVSRNPEVPFESSAYHISSLARGKELRLTLSPLPGAQPPQKPLSLVFRFGMSGSFQLASADALPPHAHLRFYTAPPAPRLALCFVDIRRFGHWDPGGEWQPGRGPCVLLEYEQFRNNVLRNLSDKAFDRPICEALLDQRFFNGIGNYLRAEILYRLKIPPFEKARTVLEALQQYRLSPKLTLSQKIKVKLQNPDLLELCHLVPKEVVQLGGKGYGPDRGEEDFAAFRAWLQCYGMPGMSSLRDRHGRTIWFQGDPGPLAPKGGRSRKKKQPQETQLGAEDTEEDHPLPGKSISRTRRARKPPPKSIAQQSEGTSLQIKQETPTAPKKGKRRGRPETTGGRRPRKNKADTRSREAGGTSAS from the exons ATGCCGGAGGGCCCAGAGCTGCACCTGGCCAGCCAGTTTGTAAATGAGACATGTAAGGGGCTCGTATTTGGCGGGTGTGTGGAGAAGTCCTCTGTCAGCCGCAACCCCGAGGTGCCCTTTGAGAGCAGTGCCTACCATATCTCATCCTTGGCCCGAGGCAAGGAGCTGCGCCTGACCTTGAGCCCCCTGCCTGGTGCCCAGCCCCCTCAGAAGCCACTGTCCCTTGTCTTCCGCTTTGGTATGTCTGGATCCTTCCAGCTGGCATCTGCAGATGCCCTGCCGCCCCATGCCCATCTACGGTTTTACACGGCCCCGCCTGCCCCCCGGCTTGCCCTTTGCTTCGTGGATATCCGTCGCTTTGGCCACTGGGACCCTGGGGGTGAATGGCAGCCAGGCCGTGGACCCTGTGTCTTGCTGGAGTATGAACAGTTCAG GAACAATGTACTTCGGAACCTATCAGACAAAGCCTTTGACCGGCCCATCTGCGAGGCCTTGTTGGACCAGAGATTCTTCAATGGCATTGGCAACTACCTTCGGGCAGAGATATTATACCG GTTGAAGATCCCCCCTTTCGAGAAGGCCCGGACAGTTCTAGAGGCCCTGCAGCAGTACCGGCTG AGCCCCAAGCTGACCCTGAGCCAGAAGATCAAGGTCAAACTGCAGAACCCAGACCTGCTGGAACTGTGTCACTTGGTGCCCAAGGAAGTGGTTCAGCTGG GGGGCAAAGGCTACGGGCCAGACCGTGGAGAAGAAGATTTTGCTGCCTTTCGAGCCTGGCTGCAGTGCTATGGCATGCCAGGCATGAGTTCCCTGCGAGACCGGCATGGCCGTACcatctggttccag GGTGATCCCGGACCCTTGGCACCCAAAG GGGGCAGGTCCCGAAAAAAGAAGCAGCCACAGGAGACACAGCTGGGGGCTGAAGACACAGAAGAG GACCATCCGCTTCCAGGCAAGTCCATTTCCAGGACTCGGAGGGCCAGGAAACCCCCTCCTAAGAGTATAGCTCAACAGTCTGAAGGGACCAGCCTCCAAATAAAGCAGGAAACCCCCACAGCCcccaagaaaggaaagagaagggggcgACCGGAAACCACAG GTGGCCGCAGACCCCGGAAGAACAAGGCTGATACCCGATCCCGGGAGGCTGGGGGAACTTCAGCCTCCTAG